The Armatimonadia bacterium genome contains the following window.
TGGGCAAGTGGCTGGAGGTCGGCGGGGACAAGGGGTTCTTCTGGCAGACGCCGCTGGACGGTGGCGGCGCGGAGTTCTTCGGCCCCGGCGTCGAGACCTTCCACCATGTGCGCGGCTGGAACGCCGGGCTGGCACTGCTTGAGTACTACCGCAACGACCCGGCGGGAGCTGCTGATCTGCTGCCCTACATCGACGGCGTGCTGCGCTACACCAAGCACATCCTTTACACCCGCAACTGCTATCCCGACGTTCCGGCGGCGCAGTTCGCCTGGAGCGCCACTCCCTGCGTCACCTTCTGCCTGAAGTACTACTACTTCTTCCGCAACGATCCCTCGCACCAGGACCTGGCCGAGCTGGCCTACAAGCTGGCCCGGAACATGACCTACCGCTATCTCGCGCTCTGGCCCTGCGACAACGACGACATGGACGACCTCGACAGCTCCTTCTTCATGGAGCCCAATGCCGGGCTGCCCTGGCTGGGTTGCGCCTGTGCCAACGAGGTCTGGGTCTACAACATCGCCATGCTCTACGAGTACCTCAGCACCGGCGATCCGATCATGGGCCACTACCTGCGCGGAATGCTCGAGCGTTACCCGCAGATGTTCCAGGACCAGTGGTACCCGTCAGTGCGCGAGTACCCCAGCAGCGCCTTCACCGAGCGCTACGGCCTCTTCGATGAGTGCGCCCAGGGCAAGGGGAAGCGCGCTGACTACGGCGGCCTCTGGGGCGGCTTTGAGCGTCTCATCTGGCCTGTGGGAACCTCACGCGCCCGGGTGGTCTGTGGTGAGAAGGCGGCCATGGCCTTCGACCGCGACGGTCGCCATACCGACCTCAGCGGCTATCGCTACTATGGCGACGGCCGGTGCTCCTTCAAGCTCGTGGCCGGCGGTCTGCAGGCCGATCCCGCTGCCTCCTTCGACCTCAGCGTTACCTTCCCGTTCTTCGACCTGCGCAGCAAGCAGGTGTCCCTGATCCGCGACGGCCAGACCAGCCGCCTTGCGGCGGACCGCCTCACGACCTTCGCCGCCCAGAAGGACACCCTGATCCTCAAGGGCGTCAAGCTGGGCGACACGGTCTGCTTGGGCGGCTACGATGCAGCAGTGGTGCCCTTGTCCTGCGCCGTCGCCAAGCCCCGGGTGCAAGACTCCGACGGGCCCAGCTTCCTCGAGCGCGACGGATTCCAGATGCTGAATCTCGCGCGGGGCGCCTTCGAGGGGATCGACCGCAACTGGGATGACCCCAAGTCGATGGCGAGTTATGAGCCGGGCTTCAAGACCCTCTACGGGGTGCCCTTCCAACTACTCGATCCTGACCTGACGCAGAACCGGGTCACGGTTCCGCGCCGGGGCATCGCCTTCGGCGAGCATCCGCAGTACCTGTTCCTCCTGGTTGGCGGGCTTGACGACCGCTCGCATCTCACCCTCTACCGTGATGAGCAGACCCGCGAGTCGATTCCGCTGGCCGGGTCGGTGCCGGTGATCCAGTCCTGGCCCCCGGTCTTCGACTGGCACCTCAGCCTCGCCGTCATCGAGAACAAGGGCAAGCCCATCATGTCCCTGGCTCCCGTGGGGTGCCAGATCTACGCCATCACCTCCACTGACCTGCAGGCCGCCAAGCTCTCGGAGACACTAGCAGCCCTGCAGTCTCGCCGCGAGCTCGAACTCGCCCGTGAGGCAACCCTTAAGGAGCTCAAGTCGCTGGCTCCCTTGCTGGAGGCGGTCAGTGGGCATGTGGCCGTCCTGCCTCATCCGGACACCACCAACCCACGGGCGAACCTCGTAGTGAAGATGCTGCAGGAGGCCGGGCTGGCCAAGCACCTCACCTTCCTCACCGCACAGGACCTGGTGAACCCGCGGGTCTTCAACGCCCACAAGGTCTGGATCGCCCTCTACCTGGGCGGCGAGCACTACTACCAAACCGTCAACCGCACGGGTGACGGCGACGAGGCCATGCTGAACTGGCTCAAGGGCGGCGGCACCCTCGTGGCGCTCTCCAGCCAGCCCTTCCCCTTCTACTACAACGAGGCCGGCAAGCCCGTCGTCAGCGCACCCAAGTTCGGTCTGCCCATCAACGGCAGCGGTGCGGGCGATCGCATGGACACGCTGGAGGTCTCGCCCACGCGTGGCTGGGAGGAGCCGCCCGCCGGTGTGCGTCTCAGCTTCGAGGTAGATGCCTCGCAGAAGGTCTTCCCGAACCTGCCGGCCCGCTTCCCCTGGCCCACCGATATCGACCAGCGTTGGCGGCCGCTCTACGATGTGGCCGGTCCGCTGAACCACTACATCCCGCTGATCACCCTCCGCGACGAGAAGGGCAAGAGCTACGGCGACGCGGCGGCCATGATCGAGTACAACACCGGCGAGCTCTCCGGCGCGAAGGTGGTCTACGTCTGGCACGGTCTGCGGCAGAGCGCCCAGTACCAGCGCGAGTTGCTCCTTGGCACGCTGCGCTATGTGCTTAGCAACGTCACGCCGCCGCCGCTGGAGTACTCGTGCTTGCGTGCTGCGACACCGCCGGTCATCGACGGCAAGCTGGACGAGGAGATCTGGCGTCAGGCGCCTGCGACCGAAGCCTTCACTCGCCTCGATCCCGACGCGAAGGACGGCCAGGACCTCAAGACCACCGGCCGGATGGCCTGGGATAGTCAGTACCTGTACCTGGC
Protein-coding sequences here:
- a CDS encoding carbohydrate-binding family 9-like protein; translation: MTRSIVLAVISFLSLTTAFAQQTDNGTVSLTATGKTGAYTGFTLKSDDTEIATVNFGSNHALTATTLKATTSVLRFTGLSCTPTPALGPASFIEVQLLPKDPFPVVTFELDLRSFDQAAWEKRWGQVPFHFLTCSLPGAEVFHQRGWSIGTPVVDDYIQMKAAPRGQTVVSHWSRDWMYAPPIGSYPMAVAGLWNSAAKHYVGYDFHGARLTDHSEKNFGTTYCWQFGGDREFFCLTWPYGKQYINLRYPTTPVRCGTHFRLLWSRDMGPDDDPNRLVNEFLWKTYADRLPDAERMNDLSWLPDSLRISDFPVPGSLGNFATQNTGPDGDRWWQPNVNLIGGQGYFNSIDYYFDTKDQASITRLGTECRKIVSLGKWLEVGGDKGFFWQTPLDGGGAEFFGPGVETFHHVRGWNAGLALLEYYRNDPAGAADLLPYIDGVLRYTKHILYTRNCYPDVPAAQFAWSATPCVTFCLKYYYFFRNDPSHQDLAELAYKLARNMTYRYLALWPCDNDDMDDLDSSFFMEPNAGLPWLGCACANEVWVYNIAMLYEYLSTGDPIMGHYLRGMLERYPQMFQDQWYPSVREYPSSAFTERYGLFDECAQGKGKRADYGGLWGGFERLIWPVGTSRARVVCGEKAAMAFDRDGRHTDLSGYRYYGDGRCSFKLVAGGLQADPAASFDLSVTFPFFDLRSKQVSLIRDGQTSRLAADRLTTFAAQKDTLILKGVKLGDTVCLGGYDAAVVPLSCAVAKPRVQDSDGPSFLERDGFQMLNLARGAFEGIDRNWDDPKSMASYEPGFKTLYGVPFQLLDPDLTQNRVTVPRRGIAFGEHPQYLFLLVGGLDDRSHLTLYRDEQTRESIPLAGSVPVIQSWPPVFDWHLSLAVIENKGKPIMSLAPVGCQIYAITSTDLQAAKLSETLAALQSRRELELAREATLKELKSLAPLLEAVSGHVAVLPHPDTTNPRANLVVKMLQEAGLAKHLTFLTAQDLVNPRVFNAHKVWIALYLGGEHYYQTVNRTGDGDEAMLNWLKGGGTLVALSSQPFPFYYNEAGKPVVSAPKFGLPINGSGAGDRMDTLEVSPTRGWEEPPAGVRLSFEVDASQKVFPNLPARFPWPTDIDQRWRPLYDVAGPLNHYIPLITLRDEKGKSYGDAAAMIEYNTGELSGAKVVYVWHGLRQSAQYQRELLLGTLRYVLSNVTPPPLEYSCLRAATPPVIDGKLDEEIWRQAPATEAFTRLDPDAKDGQDLKTTGRMAWDSQYLYLAWECEDPDVWATYTDHDAYLWEQEAVEVYADPDGDGANYREIEISPRNVTVDLNISRANLLGQPAEGLLGILWDAEGMKTAVDVQGTLNQREDTDKGWTAEAAIPWSNFVTSGKAVPSLGDAWRIQLLRIDRSNKVAHAQFSAWSPTPVFHRPSCFGRVTFTGNPYHDDFSAYPEGGLPLPTWT